The Procambarus clarkii isolate CNS0578487 chromosome 24, FALCON_Pclarkii_2.0, whole genome shotgun sequence genome includes a region encoding these proteins:
- the LOC138368282 gene encoding uncharacterized protein produces MSTYPPLSGSSGTSCKNLSKRLWNTSTEGGTEEESGRRNRGGVRKKEQRRSQEEGTEEESGRRNRGGVRKKEQMRCQEEGTEEVSGRRNRGGVRKKEQRRCQEEGTEEVSGRRNRGGVRKKEQRRSQEEGTEEESGRRNRGGVRKKEQRRSQEEGTEEGWQEEGRLQVARSNMVTASLLVFE; encoded by the coding sequence ATGTCCACATATCCACCACTGTCCGGttcgtccggcacttcttgcaagaacctgtccaagCGCCTCTGGAATACATCCACAGAGGGAGGAACAGAGGAGGAGTCAGGAAGAAGGAACAGAGGAGGTGTCAGGaagaaggaacagaggaggagtcaggaagaaggaacagaggaggagtcAGGAAGAAGGAACAGAGGAGGTGTCAGGAAGAAGGAACAGATGAGGTGTCAGGAAGAAGGAACAGAGGAGGTGTCAGGaagaaggaacagaggaggagtcAGGAAGAAGGAACAGAGGAGGTGTCAGGAAGAAGGAACAGAGGAGGTGTCAGGAAGAAGGAACAGAGGAGGTGTCAGGaagaaggaacagaggaggagtcaggaagaaggaacagaggaggagtcAGGAAGAAGGAACAGAGGAGGTGTCAGGaagaaggaacagaggaggagtcaggaagaaggaacagaggagggatgGCAGGAGGAAGGACGGCTGCAAGTGGCAAGGAGCAATATGGTGACAGCCTCGTTACTGGTGTTTGAATAG